A window of the Aquarana catesbeiana isolate 2022-GZ linkage group LG05, ASM4218655v1, whole genome shotgun sequence genome harbors these coding sequences:
- the LOC141145931 gene encoding general transcription factor II-I repeat domain-containing protein 2-like, with product MATVNKRRKVDSEGRRFQDRWKVEYFFTEIRNHCVCLICQETVAVYKEFNVKRHYQSRHSTYDKLTGHDRSEKLKQLEAVLMSQQRFFTRARESNENATKASYEVATLIAKNCKSFSEGDFIKECVMKMVENICPEKKQEFANICLARNTVTRRVEEISSDIKRQLTSKGVDFDFFSVACDESTDLSDTAQLLIFMRGVDDEMKVTEELLDLQSLTDQTRGKDLFVSVSSAIDDMKLPWNKLTGIITDGAPAMAGERSGLATLICNKVIEEGGKAIKLHCIIHQQVLCAKHLKYDHDMKLVVKTINFIRSKALCHRQFKQFLLDIQAEYEDVVYHNDVRWLSRGSALQRFNSLKKEIGEFLETKGQPMRELSDPIWLADLGFLVDITKHLNVLNTSLQGKDAAVNQLYSHLKAFGTKLQLFIRQLSQTQPNLIHFSALQEIMNSFPQDNISAQMSRYAADITSLAGEFKRRFQDFAAIEKEISLFSSPFSVDPNDAPDQLQLELIELHCDSELRSRHQQLSLVNFYRQLDKSRFQEIRTLAKKMLSLFGSTYMCEKTFSAMNFNKNRVRTRLSDSHLRDILRIKTTAFDPDLAYVLQSRSQFHPSH from the coding sequence aTGGCGACTGTAAACAAGAGAAGGAAAGTTGACAGTGAGGGCCGCCGCTTCCAGGACAGGTGGAAAGTGGAATATTTCTTCACTGAAATACGGAATCACTGTGTTTGTCTGATATGCCAAGAGACTGTGGCTGTTTATAAAGAATTTAATGTCAAGAGACACTACCAGTCGCGACATAGCACATACGACAAGCTAACAGGGCACGACCGCAGTGAAAAGTTGAAGCAACTTGAAGCTGTTTTAATGTCGCAACAGCGATTTTTCACAAGAGCCCGTGAGTCAAATGAAAATGCCACAAAGGCAAGCTATGAGGTGGCAACGTTAATTGCTAAAAATTGCAAATCTTTTTCTGAGGGTGACTTTATCAAAGAATGTGTTATGAAAATGGTTGAGAATATCTGTCCCGAGAAGAAGCAAGAGTTTGCCAACATTTGCCTGGCTCGTAACACTGTGACACGGAGAGTTGAAGAGATTTCATCAGATATTAAGAGACAGTTGACATCCAAAGGAGTGGATTTTGACTTCTTTTCAGTAGCCTGTGATGAAAGCACGGATCTATCTGACACGGCTCAGTTGCTGATTTTTATGAGAGGGGTGGACGATGAAATGAAAGTGACTGAAGAGCTACTTGACCTCCAAAGCCTTACGGACCAAACAAGAGGAAAAGATTTATTTGTCTCTGTTAGTTCCGCCATAGATGACATGAAACTGCCTTGGAACAAACTTACTGGGATtattactgatggggcacctgCCATGGCTGGAGAACGAAGTGGATTAGCAACCCTAATCTGTAACAAGGTGATCGAAGAAGGAGGCAAAGCTATAAAACTCCACTGTATCATTCATCAACAAGTTCTCTGCGCCAAACATCTCAAATATGACCATGATATGAAACTGGTGGTGAAGACTATTAATTTTATTCGCTCTAAAGCCCTGTGCCACCGCCAGTTTAAACAGTTTCTACTGGACATCCAGGCTGAATACGAAGATGTTGTATATCACAACGATGTAAGATGGCTCAGCCGGGGGTCTGCACTGCAGCGTTTCAACTCTCTCAAAAAGGAAATCGGAGAATTCTTAGAAACAAAGGGACAACCAATGCGAGAACTATCTGATCCGATATGGCTGGCTGATTTGGGGTTTCTAGTTGACATAACAAAGCATCTGAATGTACTGAACACCAGTCTTCAGGGGAAAGATGCAGCGGTGAACCAGCTTTATTCACACCTCAAAGCCTTTGGAACAAAGCTGCAACTTTTCATAAGGCAGTTATCACAAACACAGCCCAATCTCATACATTTTTCAGCATTGCAGGAAATAATGAACAGTTTTCCACAGGACAATATCAGTGCACAAATGAGCAGGTATGCAGCAGACATCACATCTCTGGCTGGGGAGTTTAAACGGCGCTTTCAGGATTTTGCAGCTATTGAAAAGGAGATCAGCCTTTTCTCCTCTCCATTCTCTGTTGACCCCAATGATGCTCCAGATCAGCTGCAGCTCGAGCTCATTGAGCTGCATTGTGACAGCGAGTTACGCAGTCGTCACCAACAGCTCTCTCTTGTGAACTTTTACCGCCAACTGGATAAGAGCCGGTTTCAAGAGATTCGAACATTGGCTAAGAAAATGCTGAGCTTGTTTGGCTCAACATATATGTGTGAGAAGACATTCTCTGCTATGAACTTTAACAAGAACCGCGTGAGGACAAGACTAAGTGACTCTCACCTGCGGGACATTTTGCGCATCAAAACCACTGCCTTTGACCCAGACCTAGCCTATGTGCTGCAGTCCAGATCTCAGTTTCACCCTTCACATTAG